A window of the Microvirga terrae genome harbors these coding sequences:
- a CDS encoding acyltransferase family protein: MTEVSQRGGQSAPPSNGAHWPFLDLLRLGAALLVLFGHTRGLLFVSFQDIVQAGLTTKVFYFVTGIHREGVAIFFAVSGFLVGGGVWRSIGKSRFNPQAYFASRFARIFVVLLPALALSLLLDGIGRSYLGGTRFFGERPLMPIGVTSDWTWGQMACNLVAMQGIFCKPLGVDPPLWSLGFEWTFYLLAPLLFGIGVARLPKSVKIGAAVVLFLGLNHFAGGILRWAPWFMIWLAGTLAAQIVRDRTMPLVAGLAGLAAIATGFLVSRFQIIPPFGTDLMVGLGTALAIANRRLLSWCPIAGSVRVGADFSYSLYLIHVPVTVFLGGLLEWYGWPPVLVAPGAAPYGAFAGLLAGALITAFSFSLVTERRTGIIRNLLLRKRIEASALTRSV, from the coding sequence ATGACGGAAGTCAGCCAGCGAGGCGGCCAGTCTGCTCCACCTTCGAACGGTGCGCATTGGCCGTTTCTGGACTTACTTCGCCTGGGAGCGGCTCTGCTGGTGCTGTTCGGGCATACGCGCGGGCTCCTCTTCGTGAGCTTCCAGGACATCGTCCAAGCGGGATTGACCACAAAGGTCTTCTACTTCGTGACAGGTATTCACCGAGAGGGTGTCGCGATATTCTTTGCCGTCAGCGGCTTCCTAGTCGGCGGCGGAGTATGGCGCTCCATAGGGAAGTCCAGGTTCAATCCGCAGGCCTATTTCGCCAGCCGGTTCGCCCGAATTTTCGTCGTCCTTCTGCCGGCGCTGGCCCTGAGCCTGCTGCTCGACGGGATCGGGCGGTCTTATCTCGGTGGCACTCGGTTCTTTGGCGAGCGTCCCTTGATGCCGATCGGAGTCACGTCGGATTGGACCTGGGGGCAGATGGCATGCAACCTGGTGGCCATGCAGGGGATCTTCTGCAAGCCGCTTGGGGTGGACCCGCCGCTCTGGTCGCTGGGGTTCGAATGGACTTTCTATCTGCTCGCTCCCCTTCTGTTCGGGATCGGCGTCGCTCGTCTACCGAAATCCGTCAAGATCGGTGCCGCCGTCGTGCTCTTCCTGGGGCTCAACCACTTTGCGGGCGGGATCCTGAGATGGGCTCCCTGGTTCATGATCTGGCTCGCCGGAACCCTGGCTGCCCAGATCGTTCGGGATCGCACGATGCCGCTCGTTGCAGGTCTTGCGGGGCTTGCGGCGATCGCCACCGGATTTCTCGTCTCTCGCTTCCAGATCATACCTCCCTTCGGCACCGATCTCATGGTCGGGCTCGGAACCGCCCTTGCGATCGCGAACCGGAGGTTGCTGTCATGGTGCCCGATCGCAGGTTCGGTGCGCGTCGGAGCAGATTTCTCCTATTCCCTTTACCTTATTCACGTTCCCGTCACGGTTTTTCTGGGCGGTCTCCTCGAATGGTATGGCTGGCCGCCGGTTCTCGTTGCGCCAGGGGCGGCTCCCTATGGGGCATTTGCGGGACTTCTGGCCGGGGCACTCATTACAGCCTTCAGTTTCTCGCTTGTCACCGAACGTCGAACCGGGATCATCCGCAATCTGCTTCTGCGGAAGCGGATCGAGGCTTCCGCGCTCACGAGATCCGTCTAA
- a CDS encoding GDSL-type esterase/lipase family protein: protein MTSQPNPFAPHWLIRDIVISAHKAAVGPGGLLFIGDSIVEAFYWNSIGALPVLNAGFSGIWTEALEPRVPLLLESAEPSVAVLLVGTNDAKKDCTESALDGVTEHFERIIGHFNGAQVPVVVLTPPPIEQAKRLTSFYSPDAMASLSRRIVQVAEGRVAGLLDLQNAFADGSGAARAGITTDGVHLSVQAYKLLYDMLETTLAAQTVRRKRQ from the coding sequence GTGACCTCGCAGCCCAACCCCTTCGCCCCACACTGGCTGATCCGCGACATTGTGATCAGCGCGCACAAGGCCGCAGTCGGGCCGGGCGGTCTGCTCTTCATCGGCGATTCCATCGTCGAGGCGTTCTACTGGAACAGCATCGGCGCACTTCCCGTGCTCAATGCGGGCTTTTCCGGCATCTGGACGGAGGCCTTGGAGCCTCGAGTGCCGCTTCTCCTCGAATCGGCGGAGCCCAGTGTCGCGGTGCTGCTCGTAGGCACCAACGACGCCAAGAAGGATTGCACGGAGAGCGCCCTCGACGGCGTCACGGAGCATTTCGAGCGGATCATCGGGCATTTCAATGGCGCACAGGTTCCCGTCGTCGTGCTGACACCGCCGCCGATCGAGCAGGCCAAGCGACTGACCAGCTTCTATTCTCCTGATGCCATGGCGTCCCTGAGCCGCCGCATCGTTCAGGTTGCGGAGGGTCGCGTGGCTGGCCTTCTCGATCTGCAGAATGCCTTTGCTGACGGGAGCGGAGCCGCAAGGGCGGGGATAACGACCGACGGGGTCCATCTGTCGGTACAGGCCTACAAGCTTCTGTACGATATGCTCGAGACGACACTTGCCGCACAGACGGTCCGGAGGAAGCGTCAATGA
- the gatB gene encoding Asp-tRNA(Asn)/Glu-tRNA(Gln) amidotransferase subunit GatB: MNAPVNPKKLIKGATGDWEIVVGMEIHAQVTSQAKLFSGASTAFGGDPNSHVSLVDAAMPGMLPVINEECVRQAIRTGLGLKAEINLRSTFDRKNYFYPDLPQGYQISQYKSPIVGEGEVIVDVPESGETITVRIERLHLEQDAGKSIHDLHPTLSFVDLNRSGVALMEIVSKPDLRSADEARAYVTKLRTILRYLGTCDGDMDKGNLRADVNVSVRRPGEEFGTRCEIKNVNSIRFIGQAIEVEARRQIAILEDGGKIDQETRLYDPGKGETRSMRSKEEAHDYRYFPDPDLLPLEFDQAYVDDLAQHLPELPDEKKARFMADYGLPSYDAGVLVAERASADFYEEVAKGRDGKAAANWVINELFGRLNKEGKDITGSPVSAAQLGAIIELIGENVISGKIAKDLFEIVFTEGGDPREIVEKRGMKQVTDTGAIEKAVDEIIAANPDKVEQAKAKPTLLGWFVGQTMKATGGKANPQALNEILKQKLGIE; encoded by the coding sequence ATGAACGCTCCGGTCAATCCGAAGAAGCTCATCAAAGGTGCGACAGGCGATTGGGAAATCGTCGTCGGCATGGAGATCCACGCGCAGGTGACGAGCCAAGCCAAGCTGTTCTCCGGCGCCTCGACGGCTTTCGGGGGCGATCCGAACAGCCACGTATCCTTGGTGGACGCGGCTATGCCGGGCATGCTGCCCGTGATCAACGAGGAATGCGTCCGTCAGGCGATCCGTACCGGCCTCGGGCTCAAGGCCGAGATCAACCTGCGCAGCACTTTCGACCGCAAGAACTACTTCTATCCGGATCTGCCGCAGGGGTACCAGATCAGCCAGTACAAGAGCCCGATCGTGGGCGAGGGCGAGGTGATCGTGGACGTGCCGGAGTCCGGCGAGACCATCACGGTGCGCATCGAGCGCCTGCATCTCGAGCAGGACGCCGGCAAGTCGATCCACGACCTGCATCCCACCCTGAGCTTTGTTGATCTCAACCGTTCCGGCGTGGCCCTGATGGAAATCGTCTCGAAGCCGGACCTGCGTTCGGCCGACGAGGCGCGCGCCTATGTGACCAAGCTGCGCACGATCCTGCGCTATCTCGGCACCTGCGACGGCGACATGGACAAGGGCAACCTTCGCGCCGACGTGAACGTTTCGGTCCGCCGTCCCGGCGAGGAGTTCGGCACCCGCTGCGAGATCAAGAACGTCAACTCCATCCGGTTCATCGGCCAGGCCATCGAGGTCGAGGCGCGCCGTCAGATCGCGATCCTGGAGGACGGCGGCAAAATCGACCAGGAGACCCGCCTGTACGATCCGGGCAAGGGCGAGACCCGCTCCATGCGCTCGAAGGAAGAGGCTCACGATTACCGCTACTTCCCCGATCCGGACCTGTTGCCGCTCGAGTTCGACCAGGCTTACGTGGACGATCTCGCCCAGCACCTGCCGGAACTGCCGGACGAGAAGAAGGCCCGCTTCATGGCCGATTACGGTCTGCCGAGTTACGACGCCGGCGTGCTCGTGGCCGAACGCGCCTCCGCCGATTTCTACGAAGAGGTTGCCAAGGGCCGCGACGGCAAGGCCGCGGCGAACTGGGTAATCAACGAGCTGTTCGGACGCCTCAACAAGGAGGGCAAGGACATCACGGGATCGCCGGTCTCGGCCGCGCAGCTCGGCGCCATCATCGAGCTGATCGGAGAGAACGTGATCTCCGGAAAGATCGCCAAAGACCTGTTCGAGATCGTCTTCACGGAGGGCGGCGATCCGCGCGAGATCGTGGAAAAGCGCGGCATGAAGCAGGTGACCGACACGGGCGCCATCGAGAAGGCCGTGGACGAGATCATCGCGGCCAACCCGGACAAGGTGGAGCAGGCCAAGGCGAAGCCGACCCTGCTCGGCTGGTTCGTCGGCCAGACCATGAAGGCCACGGGCGGCAAAGCCAACCCGCAGGCGCTCAATGAGATCCTGAAGCAGAAGCTCGGGATCGAGTAG
- a CDS encoding LPXTG cell wall anchor domain-containing protein produces the protein MAMDPMDREPNVYNRETNVYDNTGRGSNTLAYVIGGLVVALGLLAFLFYDGGSNEPSTTGSTGTQTESSSPSTRSTAPATPAAPAAPAAPATPSSPSAPANPQ, from the coding sequence ATGGCTATGGATCCTATGGATCGCGAACCGAACGTGTACAATCGCGAGACCAACGTCTACGATAATACAGGCCGGGGTTCGAACACTCTTGCTTATGTGATCGGCGGTCTTGTTGTCGCGCTAGGCCTTCTGGCCTTCCTCTTCTATGATGGCGGCAGCAACGAACCGAGCACAACCGGCAGCACCGGCACCCAGACGGAAAGCTCTTCGCCGAGCACCAGATCGACCGCTCCGGCCACACCGGCGGCCCCGGCTGCTCCCGCAGCTCCGGCGACCCCGTCCTCTCCGTCGGCTCCCGCCAATCCGCAGTAA
- a CDS encoding DMT family transporter: MATSQPKPNHAVELSLLLVLATLWASSYTFIKIGIDTIPPVTLIAARTLIAGGILVLIMRWRGIRLPRDGASCRNFAVQACLNSVMPFTLIAWAERSIDAGLAVILNSMTPVFTFLITWLWSQHEATSLRKLAGVVLGLAGTCIIVGSQAFAHVGQELTAQLAVVLATVCYAGAAIFGRTFKNLDPMAPAAGSLLSGAVILLPLSLIVDRPWTLAPSGASILALAGLAVFSTALAFAIYFRLIRTLGSVGATAQAYLRAPIGIAIGAYFLGESLSEAAWIGLLCILAGVAFMTVPERTRKAAVQAA; encoded by the coding sequence ATGGCGACGAGCCAACCGAAGCCCAACCATGCCGTCGAGCTCTCGCTCCTGCTCGTTCTCGCGACGCTGTGGGCGTCGTCCTACACCTTCATCAAAATCGGCATCGACACGATCCCGCCCGTCACCCTGATCGCCGCCCGCACGCTGATCGCGGGAGGGATCCTTGTGCTGATCATGCGGTGGCGCGGGATCCGCCTGCCACGGGACGGGGCGAGCTGTCGCAACTTCGCCGTTCAGGCCTGCCTCAACAGCGTCATGCCGTTTACGCTGATCGCCTGGGCGGAGAGATCCATCGATGCGGGTCTGGCGGTCATCCTGAACTCGATGACGCCAGTCTTCACGTTCCTGATCACATGGCTCTGGTCCCAGCATGAGGCGACGTCGCTCCGAAAGCTCGCTGGGGTCGTCCTGGGCCTTGCCGGAACATGTATCATCGTCGGCAGCCAAGCCTTCGCCCATGTCGGCCAGGAGCTGACCGCGCAGCTCGCCGTCGTGCTGGCCACGGTCTGCTACGCGGGAGCAGCCATCTTCGGCCGTACGTTCAAGAATCTCGACCCGATGGCGCCGGCGGCCGGATCGCTCCTGTCCGGGGCCGTGATCCTACTGCCCCTGAGCCTGATCGTTGATCGGCCGTGGACGCTGGCTCCGTCGGGAGCCTCGATCCTGGCGCTGGCCGGACTGGCCGTGTTCTCGACCGCCCTGGCCTTCGCGATCTATTTCCGTCTGATCCGGACTCTCGGCTCGGTGGGCGCCACGGCCCAGGCCTATCTGCGGGCACCCATCGGGATCGCCATCGGGGCGTATTTCCTTGGGGAGAGCCTCAGCGAAGCGGCCTGGATCGGTCTTCTCTGCATCCTTGCCGGTGTGGCCTTCATGACCGTGCCTGAAAGGACCCGGAAGGCTGCCGTTCAGGCTGCATGA
- the gatA gene encoding Asp-tRNA(Asn)/Glu-tRNA(Gln) amidotransferase subunit GatA, producing MNELTHLTIAEARDGLKAKTFSATELAQAHLAAMEKARALNAYLVETPEKALAMAKTSDEKIARGEGGALEGIPLGIKDLFCTEGVTTTAGSKILGNFIPPYESTVTRNLWNDGAVMLGKLNLDEFAMGSSNETSAFGPVVSPWRREGSNVSAGASGAIEGTHLVPGGSSGGSAAAVAAHLCLGATATDTGGSIRQPAAFTGTVGIKPTYGRVSRWGTVAFASSLDQAGSITRSVRDSAIMLRSMAGPDPKDTTCVDLPVPDFEAAVSRGVKGLKIGIPKEYRIDGMSPEIEQLWHQGAEWLRAAGAEIVEVSLPHTKYALPAYYIVAPAEASSNLARYDGVRYGLRENGRDIVDLYEKTRAAGFGREVKRRIMIGTYVLSAGYYDAYYVRAQKLRTLIKRDFEEVYAQGVHAILTPATPSSAFGIGEKGSGDPVEMYLNDIFTVTVNMAGLPGIAVPAGLDAQGLPLGLQLIGRAFDEETLFAAGQVIEDSAGRLTLPQAWWA from the coding sequence GTGAACGAACTGACCCATCTCACGATTGCCGAAGCCCGCGACGGCCTGAAGGCCAAGACCTTTTCCGCGACCGAGCTGGCGCAGGCCCATCTCGCCGCCATGGAGAAGGCGAGGGCGCTCAACGCCTATCTGGTCGAGACGCCCGAGAAGGCGCTCGCCATGGCCAAGACCTCGGACGAGAAGATCGCCCGCGGTGAGGGAGGGGCGCTCGAGGGTATCCCGCTCGGAATCAAGGACCTGTTCTGCACCGAGGGCGTCACCACGACGGCCGGCTCCAAGATCCTCGGCAATTTCATCCCGCCTTATGAGTCGACGGTCACCCGGAACCTCTGGAACGACGGCGCCGTGATGCTCGGCAAGCTCAATCTGGACGAATTCGCCATGGGCTCGTCCAACGAGACCAGCGCCTTCGGGCCGGTGGTGTCGCCCTGGCGGCGCGAGGGCTCGAATGTGAGCGCCGGAGCCTCCGGGGCCATCGAGGGCACTCATCTGGTGCCCGGCGGCTCCTCGGGCGGGTCGGCGGCGGCCGTTGCCGCTCACCTCTGCCTGGGCGCCACCGCGACGGACACCGGCGGATCGATCCGCCAGCCGGCGGCGTTCACCGGCACGGTCGGCATCAAGCCGACCTATGGGCGCGTCTCCCGCTGGGGCACCGTGGCCTTCGCCTCGTCGCTCGATCAGGCCGGCTCGATCACCCGCTCCGTGCGGGATTCGGCCATCATGCTCCGCTCCATGGCCGGGCCCGACCCCAAGGACACCACCTGCGTGGACCTGCCGGTGCCCGATTTCGAGGCTGCGGTTTCTCGGGGCGTGAAGGGTCTCAAGATCGGCATTCCCAAGGAATACCGGATCGACGGCATGTCGCCCGAGATCGAGCAGCTCTGGCATCAGGGCGCCGAGTGGCTGCGCGCCGCCGGGGCCGAGATCGTCGAGGTGTCGCTTCCGCACACCAAGTACGCGCTGCCCGCCTACTACATCGTTGCGCCGGCTGAGGCTTCCTCGAACCTCGCCCGTTACGACGGCGTGCGCTACGGCCTGCGCGAGAACGGCCGGGACATCGTCGATCTCTACGAGAAGACCCGCGCAGCCGGCTTCGGCCGCGAGGTCAAGCGCCGCATCATGATCGGTACCTACGTGCTCTCGGCGGGGTATTACGACGCCTATTACGTCCGGGCGCAGAAGCTGCGCACCCTGATCAAGCGGGACTTCGAGGAGGTCTACGCCCAGGGCGTGCACGCGATCCTGACCCCGGCCACCCCATCGTCCGCCTTCGGCATTGGCGAGAAGGGCTCGGGCGATCCGGTCGAGATGTATCTCAACGACATCTTCACCGTGACGGTGAACATGGCAGGCCTGCCGGGCATTGCCGTGCCGGCCGGGCTCGATGCCCAGGGGTTGCCGCTGGGGCTCCAGCTCATCGGTCGCGCGTTCGACGAGGAAACCCTCTTCGCGGCCGGCCAGGTGATCGAGGATTCTGCCGGCCGCCTCACGCTGCCGCAGGCCTGGTGGGCATGA
- the gatC gene encoding Asp-tRNA(Asn)/Glu-tRNA(Gln) amidotransferase subunit GatC gives MSVDEKTVRRIAHLARIAVTDAEVPHLQGELNAILSFVEQLNEVNVEGVEPMTSVTPMVMKKRQDGVTDGGIPEKIVENAPATEDNFFLVPKVVE, from the coding sequence ATGTCGGTCGATGAGAAAACGGTCCGCCGCATCGCCCATCTGGCGCGCATTGCCGTGACGGATGCGGAGGTGCCCCATCTCCAGGGCGAGCTCAACGCGATTCTCTCCTTCGTGGAGCAGCTCAACGAGGTGAATGTCGAGGGCGTCGAGCCGATGACCTCCGTGACGCCCATGGTCATGAAGAAGCGCCAGGATGGCGTGACCGATGGCGGCATTCCCGAGAAGATCGTCGAAAACGCTCCGGCAACGGAAGACAACTTCTTCCTGGTGCCGAAGGTGGTCGAGTAG
- a CDS encoding metal-dependent hydrolase, with protein sequence MKITWFGHSAFRLDFAGKALLIDPFFTGNPAFEGDRAKITDGVSHILLTHGHGDHVGDTADIAKATGAKVVTNFELCMYLAKQGVESFDPMNTGGTTDQGGFTVTLVRADHSSGLVEMDVNFPLGSANGIIVKAPGEPTVYHMGDTDIFGDMALIAEIHRPDVVIVPIGDRFTMGPEVAALAVERYFSGAKAAIPCHYASFPPLVPDADRFVAALDGKGIQVVVPHKTVGVTV encoded by the coding sequence ATGAAAATCACATGGTTCGGTCATTCCGCCTTCCGTCTCGACTTTGCCGGCAAGGCCCTGCTCATCGATCCGTTCTTCACCGGCAATCCGGCATTCGAAGGCGACAGGGCGAAGATCACCGACGGCGTCTCTCACATCCTGCTCACCCACGGCCATGGAGACCATGTGGGAGATACGGCCGATATCGCGAAGGCGACCGGCGCTAAAGTGGTGACCAATTTCGAGCTCTGCATGTATCTCGCCAAGCAGGGCGTCGAGAGCTTCGATCCCATGAACACGGGCGGTACGACCGACCAGGGCGGCTTCACCGTCACCCTCGTGCGGGCGGACCACTCCTCGGGCTTGGTGGAAATGGACGTGAATTTCCCGCTCGGCAGCGCCAACGGGATCATCGTGAAGGCGCCCGGTGAGCCGACCGTCTATCACATGGGTGATACCGACATCTTCGGCGACATGGCCCTGATCGCCGAGATTCATAGGCCGGACGTGGTGATCGTGCCCATCGGCGACCGCTTCACCATGGGGCCGGAGGTCGCGGCGCTCGCGGTCGAGCGCTATTTCAGCGGCGCCAAGGCGGCCATCCCCTGCCATTACGCCTCCTTCCCGCCGCTCGTCCCCGATGCGGACCGCTTCGTGGCGGCACTGGACGGCAAGGGCATCCAGGTCGTGGTGCCTCACAAGACGGTAGGCGTGACGGTGTGA
- a CDS encoding ABC transporter substrate-binding protein, which translates to MSRLIASLAAAAGLLATTSAWGVEISISCSALGKEYEICKQGVDAWAAKTGNTVKIVSTPNSATERLALFQQLLAAGAGDIDVFQIDVVWTGTLGNHLLDLTSKGQAIIGDHLPAMVETSRVEGKLMAIPWFADAGLLYYRKDLLDKYKRPVPETWADLGETARLIQEGERKEGKADFWGYTWQGRAYEGLTTNALEWVASHNGGTIVDEKGEVTIENPKAAEALKAAAGWVGTITPEGVLNYTEEEARGIFQAGNAAFMRNWPYAWALAQGGDSTIKDKVGIAPLPKGGADGRHAGTLGGQLLAVSKYSKNTDAATDLVMYLTSEAEQKRRAVAGSFNPTIVSLYSDTDISRANPFIGDLVDVFSNAVARPATVTGQNYNKVSTEFFNAVHQVLSKKSDPSQALNRLDRDLKRIKRNGWQ; encoded by the coding sequence ATGTCGCGCCTCATCGCCAGCCTCGCAGCCGCCGCAGGGCTTCTCGCCACTACCAGCGCCTGGGGGGTCGAGATCTCGATCTCATGCAGCGCGCTGGGCAAGGAATACGAGATCTGCAAGCAGGGCGTCGATGCCTGGGCGGCCAAGACCGGTAACACGGTCAAGATCGTCTCGACGCCCAACTCCGCGACGGAGCGTCTGGCACTCTTCCAGCAGCTCCTTGCGGCCGGCGCCGGCGACATCGACGTGTTCCAGATCGACGTGGTCTGGACGGGCACCCTGGGCAACCACCTGCTCGACCTGACCTCCAAGGGACAAGCCATCATCGGCGACCATCTTCCCGCCATGGTCGAGACGAGCCGCGTCGAGGGCAAGCTCATGGCCATACCCTGGTTTGCCGATGCCGGCCTGCTCTACTACCGCAAGGACCTTCTGGACAAATACAAGCGGCCCGTGCCGGAGACCTGGGCCGATCTCGGCGAGACGGCGCGCCTCATCCAGGAAGGCGAGCGCAAGGAGGGAAAAGCCGACTTCTGGGGCTACACCTGGCAGGGCCGCGCCTACGAGGGGCTGACGACCAATGCGCTGGAATGGGTCGCCTCCCATAACGGCGGAACCATCGTGGACGAGAAGGGCGAGGTCACCATTGAGAACCCGAAGGCCGCCGAGGCGCTGAAGGCGGCGGCGGGCTGGGTCGGAACGATTACGCCCGAAGGCGTTCTCAACTACACGGAGGAGGAAGCCCGCGGCATCTTCCAGGCCGGCAATGCAGCGTTCATGCGCAACTGGCCCTATGCTTGGGCACTGGCGCAGGGCGGCGACAGCACCATCAAGGACAAGGTCGGAATCGCACCCCTGCCGAAAGGGGGAGCCGACGGGCGCCACGCGGGTACTCTTGGCGGCCAACTTCTCGCCGTCTCGAAATACTCCAAGAACACGGATGCCGCGACGGATCTCGTGATGTATCTGACGAGCGAGGCTGAGCAGAAGCGCCGGGCGGTTGCAGGCTCCTTCAACCCGACCATCGTGTCGCTCTACAGTGACACAGACATCTCTAGGGCCAATCCGTTCATCGGCGACCTCGTGGACGTGTTCAGCAATGCGGTCGCGCGCCCCGCGACCGTGACGGGACAGAACTACAACAAGGTTTCAACCGAGTTCTTCAACGCCGTCCACCAGGTGCTGTCCAAGAAGTCTGACCCCTCGCAGGCGCTCAACCGCCTCGACCGGGACCTCAAGCGGATCAAGCGCAACGGCTGGCAATGA
- a CDS encoding carbohydrate ABC transporter permease, giving the protein MSGAVAEASAPGQVIVKGRRSSLTRSRIRAAWLFVAPSLVVVALIAGWPLARTIWFSFTDASLNSLSEYEFIGLENYLANYDGEWFGILTEPDWWHSVWNTLWFTLVSVSLETVLGMVVALILNAAFPGRGLMRAVILIPWAIPTIVSAKMWNWMLHDQFGVINDLLLRIGLIAAPVPWTANADTALWAAVMVDVWKHTSFMALLILAALQMLPQDIYEAAKVDGVSPIRVFFRVTLPLIKSALLVAVIFRSLDAMRVFDLIYVLTSNAKETASMSVYARQQLVDFQEVGLGSAAATLIFLIIALVVVITLAAGRVRLGEDPR; this is encoded by the coding sequence ATGAGCGGTGCCGTCGCCGAGGCCAGCGCTCCCGGGCAGGTGATTGTCAAGGGACGCCGCTCCTCCCTCACGCGCTCGCGCATCAGGGCGGCCTGGCTCTTCGTCGCGCCGAGCCTGGTCGTGGTTGCGCTCATCGCGGGTTGGCCCCTGGCGCGGACGATCTGGTTCAGCTTCACAGATGCCAGCCTCAATTCGCTGAGCGAGTACGAGTTCATCGGCCTTGAGAACTACCTCGCCAACTACGACGGCGAGTGGTTCGGGATCCTGACCGAGCCTGACTGGTGGCATTCCGTCTGGAATACCCTCTGGTTCACACTGGTGTCCGTCTCCCTCGAAACAGTGCTCGGAATGGTGGTCGCGCTGATCCTGAACGCGGCCTTTCCGGGCCGCGGCCTCATGCGGGCCGTCATCCTCATTCCTTGGGCAATCCCGACCATCGTGTCGGCCAAGATGTGGAACTGGATGCTGCACGACCAGTTCGGCGTCATCAACGACCTCCTCCTGCGTATCGGCCTGATCGCCGCCCCGGTGCCATGGACGGCGAATGCCGACACGGCCTTGTGGGCCGCCGTCATGGTGGATGTCTGGAAGCACACCTCATTCATGGCCCTGCTCATTCTGGCCGCTCTTCAGATGTTGCCGCAGGACATCTACGAGGCCGCGAAAGTCGACGGCGTATCCCCCATCCGGGTCTTCTTCCGCGTGACCCTGCCGCTCATCAAGTCGGCGCTGCTCGTCGCGGTGATCTTCCGCTCTCTCGATGCCATGCGGGTGTTCGACCTGATCTACGTCCTGACGTCGAACGCCAAGGAAACGGCCTCCATGTCGGTCTATGCGCGCCAGCAGCTCGTGGACTTTCAGGAGGTGGGACTCGGCTCCGCCGCCGCGACCCTGATTTTCCTCATCATCGCCCTCGTCGTCGTGATCACGCTCGCGGCCGGGCGCGTGCGTCTCGGAGAGGATCCGCGATGA
- a CDS encoding carbohydrate ABC transporter permease, protein MKLLARAGFWLLVIVIALFALFPFYYAIISSFRSGSQLFSVAYWPERLDLTNYAAVFERQPFGRNILNSVIVSGAVVALSLGLGITAAYAFGRIAFRGRSLLLMTILAVSMFPQVAVLAGMFELIRAFGLYNTLPGLILANLMLTLPFTIWVLTTFMRDLPKEIEEAAFVDGATPWIVVRRVFLPLMAPAAVTTGLLAFIVSWNEFLFALTFTLTNERRTVPPAIALMSGSTAYELPWGTIMAGSVIVTIPIIALVLVFQRKIVAGLTAGAVKG, encoded by the coding sequence ATGAAGCTTCTCGCCCGGGCGGGCTTTTGGCTGCTCGTGATCGTCATCGCGCTTTTCGCGCTGTTCCCCTTCTATTACGCGATCATCTCGTCGTTTCGCTCTGGAAGCCAATTGTTCTCGGTGGCCTACTGGCCCGAGCGCCTCGACCTGACGAACTATGCGGCGGTGTTCGAGCGCCAGCCCTTCGGCCGCAACATCCTGAACTCCGTCATCGTGTCGGGCGCCGTTGTCGCCTTGTCGCTGGGTCTGGGGATCACGGCCGCCTATGCGTTCGGACGTATTGCGTTTCGCGGCCGCTCACTGCTGCTCATGACGATCCTCGCCGTCTCGATGTTCCCACAGGTGGCGGTGCTCGCCGGCATGTTCGAGCTGATCCGGGCTTTTGGCCTCTACAACACCTTGCCCGGCCTGATTCTGGCCAATCTCATGCTCACCCTGCCCTTCACGATCTGGGTGCTCACAACTTTCATGCGCGACCTGCCGAAGGAGATCGAGGAGGCGGCCTTCGTCGACGGCGCAACTCCGTGGATCGTGGTGCGGCGGGTGTTTCTGCCGCTCATGGCGCCGGCCGCCGTGACCACGGGTCTCCTCGCCTTCATCGTCTCGTGGAACGAGTTTCTCTTCGCCCTCACCTTCACGCTCACCAACGAGCGGCGCACGGTGCCGCCCGCCATCGCCCTCATGAGCGGATCGACGGCTTACGAGCTGCCCTGGGGCACCATCATGGCCGGGTCCGTGATCGTGACCATCCCGATCATCGCGCTCGTGCTCGTCTTCCAGCGCAAGATCGTGGCGGGACTGACGGCCGGTGCCGTGAAGGGTTAG